The Candidatus Margulisiibacteriota bacterium sequence GATGTTGAAATTGAGGATATCGTTGTTATTGACCCGGTAAGTGGAGTATATATAGTTACTGCCGGTGTAATCCCTCCCAATCCTGCCGAGCTTCTGGCTGGGAAAAAGATCCAGGAGTTGATTACCCGGTTACGGGAGAAATTTGATATAGTCATGCTCGATTCGCCGCCGATCACCCTGGTTTCCGAGACCTTAGACTTTGCAAGAACTGTTGATGGTATTATTATCACCGTTGATATGAAAAACACCTCTCTTCGAGCTATTCAGGGAATGCAGGAATTATTGAAGGATAAACATCTGCCGATCCTGGGGATGGTGTTCAACAAATTAAGTGTAGAAAATGCAGGATACGCCTATTGTAGCTATAAGTATAAATACTCGTATTAGGCATATCCTTTATTATCCATAAAATCCCTATGCGGTGGGCAATATTATTGGCTTGTTTGCGGTTGTGGACATGCTATAATGCTGCAAAAAACAAAGGGGGGGATAGTTATGGATAACCCAAATTTCGACTTGGTTGAAGAACTTGCAAAGAAAGCCTCGAGTGTTTGGAGATTAGACCAGTATCTTAATGACGCCAAGAGTACGAATAACTGTCAACATTGCGTCGAATTATGGCAAAAGATGAAAGAACTTGATACTCAGGCCGTCGACATGCTTCAAAAAGAAATTGTTATGCATGTTCAGAGCGGAGTGTTTAAGTAATAATTTCTTCGTAAAACCCCGGAAACTCCGGGGTTTTACTTTTAGTTCCTTTTTTTATCTTTAAAATAACAATAATATTCCATCAAACAAAAATTTGCAGTATCGATAGAATCTGAGGAGAAGTCTGTGCAGGAACTCCATTTTTATTCGGATGACAAATACCGGGGAGAAGGCTTGTCTTTTGGACTGGTACGAGGTCTTCTGGCTTCATTTGATGATATGAATATTACTCAGGAAGGTATGGGACTTGGAACGCTGGTGATGACGATAGGCGGGAAAACTTTTTTTTCACGGTCTTGTCAATCAATTGTCGTCGATAATAACCGGATTATCAAAGTTTTTTTACTCGATACTCGTATGGCGTGGAGTATCTCTGGCTACCGGTCTCCTTTTATCGCTTATTTTATGAGAAAAATGACAGATTTTTACATGCTGGTAAAAAACAAAAAGTTGCAGCAGTTATGTTTGAGATTTGGGTATCATCTTCGTAAAGCACTTACCATAGAACCGGTTTTTGAAGAGAGTACGCCTATGGCACAGGTTTCCTTTTACTATGACTTAAAAGGAACTTCTGAACTGTCAATAGAATGTGCTGTTAGCTCGTTATGTGGGGACCTGGAAAAAGTTTATATACTTAATGAGTTGGGTGCCAGGCATTTTGATAAATCTTATATTAATGAGGTCGTGAGTGATCCTCCTTCAGGCTGGCAGAAGATATCCGATTATTTTTCTTCGTTTGTTTTCTATTGCAGCAAGCATAATATTAAGTTTTTTATAAAATCCCTTGACGTTCAGGCCGGGATCCCGGCAAATATTTTTTGGGGGAGAGAAGTTACGAAAGAACATTGCTGGGCTGGTTACGGAATAGAGCTTAACTGCAAAAACAGCAATGTGAAGGATCTTTCAGTCAAATATAAGCTCTATGTCGGAGACTAGGATATGAGTGAACCTGTTGTACTTGTATATCCATATTTTTATGACAAAACGCACGATAGCCATTTGTTTTTTCCACTCGGGATTGCTGCTATTTCAAGCCAGATTCAGGAAAAAGGCCTCGCTGTCCATATTTGTGATTGTACCTTCAAGGATTTTGGACTGAGCCTTCAGGAAATCATTTCATATCGTCCTGGGATTGTCGGTATTTATGTTATGGTAACTCTTAGTAATGACGCTTTCCGATTAGCGAGGGAACTAAAAAAACACCTGCCTGAATCACTTCTGGTTGCCGGGGGGCCGTTGCCTACCATATATCCTGAACGATTTCTGAGCGTGTTTGATGTTGTATTCCGAGGTGAGTGTGATTACACTTTTGCCCGGTTTTGTTCTGAATACTTTAAGAGTAGCCGCAATTTTCTGGGAACAAAATGTGTGCATTATCCCGGGTTGTTTTTTCTCAATAAGGGATTAATCATTTCTAATCCGGTGACCCATTATAATGCTGAAATGATCGATAGATTGCCTTTGCCTGACAGGTCTGGGTTCGACCATAAGCTATACCAGGATATTTCCGAGAAAAAAACCGGATATAAACCAGCGTCGATTATGATCACGAAAGGCTGTCCTTATCATTGTGATTTTTGTTCAAAACCGATATTTGGAAATGTTTTCAGGAAGCGCGCTATAGCGAATGTTCTTGATGAAATTATTGATATTAAGAGGTGGGGATACAACCAGTTGTGGATTGCAGACGATTCATTCACCCTTGACCTGCAGTACCTGCAGGCATTCTGCAGTGCGCTGATTAGCAGAAAACTTGATATTACCTGGACCTGCCTTACCCGAGTAAATGGCTTAACGAGCACAATCGTTAATCTAATGCGGCAGGCTGGTTGTCTGAAGGTCTACTTAGGATTGGAATCCGGGAGTAACGAGACACTTCAGGTAATGAACAAGGGAGTAACCGTAGAAGATGGGACGCGGGCTATTCGGCTTTTTCAGAAATCAGGGATAAAGACTTCGGCTTTTTTTATTGTCGGTTACCCAGGAGAAAGCATCGAATCGATTGAAAAGACTTTTGATTTTTCGCTTGCTTTTCCCTTTGAGGAGATATCATTCAATGTCCCGTTGCCTTTGCCAGGCTCACCGATATTTGAACGTATCAAGGGAATTAATTGTTATGAAGACTGGAATTATAAGAATGAGCTTCGGTTCATTTACCCCACTGAAATTGACGGGCATTGGATAAAACGGAGAGTCTCTGAGACGATGAGTGAGTTTAGTTGTCGTAAGGCAGAGAGTATTCCATAGGTGTCATTTTGTTAGCTAAAAGGTCTATTGACAGTGCTTGCTACCTGTCTAGTATACTGCTTGCGAGCCAGGGTTGTAACGAACTTTAGTCTGGTTTGAATTAGTGATCAGTATGGCAAAAGGAATATAATTTATGGCAACAAAAGGCAATATAAAATCTTTTGTAATAATTCTAGCGTTTATTATCCTGGGTGCTCCTGTCGTATTGGCAGAAAGAATGCCCGGTAATATGGAAGTCGCGTTCATGAATTATTATTACGATTATAAAGAAGATCTTGTTCTTCCATATAAAAGTACCGAATCAGGGTGGCTTCCGGGAATGAGATTAGTTGTGAGTAATTATTTTGGATTACCGGAATATAATGAAGAATGGAATAGTCTTAATAATCCGGAAACTCATGATCTTATTTATTGGCGATTTAATTTCGAATTTACTAATGCCAATACCAAGTATGACGGATCGACTCAATCCGGTGTCCCGGCGTTAGGAGAAACGGCTAATGAATTCCTGACATTTGACGGAGTGCTGGGAAAGAGCATTATTACCTCTGATGATTTCGATGTGAAAGTGTATGGTGGTATCGGTTTTCGCCAATGGCAGAGAGCTTTGCCGGGGTTCACGGAAGTGTATTCATGGAAATATGTCCCTCTGGGGATTCTCACTGAGTATAATATAAACGAAAAATTTACTTTGATAACGGATGTTACGCTGAAAATAATGTTTGGTGGAAATATTAAAATCAAGTATTCAAACCCTTATTTCAATGAGCCTGAAGGCATTTTAGGAAATAAGCCGGGCTGGCGAATTCAGAGTGCTTTGAATTATGCCTGGTTCGAAGGTGTTTCGATGGATTTTGTGCCTTGGTATGAGTATTCTGCAATTAGAGAGAGCACTGTGTTTGAGGTTAAGTATACGGATGTTTATGAATATCAGGCTTATGAGCCGTCAAGTGTTACTCATCAATATGGGTTCGATATTGCGATGAAATTTCGGATTTAATAGGGTTGCTGCTTGTTTGATAGATAAACAAAGATACCGGCTTGGCGTAATGATTTTTTTGCGGTTTGGTTATTGTAATAAAGGATGCTTCCGCTCCTTTATAATCCTGGGACTTAAGTCCGTCCATAAAATTCAGCATTACTGCGGTGCTTGAATAATCAGCTGTTGTTACCGATAATGAAGATTCGTTTTTACCATTTAAACTTGCTGCATTAACGGATACGAGTTTGCTCCCATTGCCAACATATTCTGTCGCACTCACTGTTCCGTTAGAAATATATTCATATTTCTCTCCCGGAAAAAGTTGAGTTGGCTTTCCTACATCCCTGTAACCCCTCAGCAGGGCATGTCCTACCTCCATGTATCGTTTGTAGTGCTTATATCAAAAAAACGTTATGGCTAAAACAAATATTTTGATGGCACGAAAAATGTTATTAAGACAGATGAAGCTGAATAACAAAGATTTGTGAAAGGAAGGGAGCTAATAATGAGAAAAATAGCAATATACGGAAAAGGCGGAATAGGTAAATCAACTACAACGCAGAATACTGTTGCCGGGCTTGCTGAAATGGGCAAGAAGGTAATGGTAGTCGGTTGTGATCCAAAGGCTGATTCCACCAGATTACTGCTGGGAGGTCTGGCACAAAAGTCTGTACTGGATACACTTCGTGAAGAAGGTGAAGACGTTGATCTGGATGATGTTTTGAAACCAGGTTTCAGCGGAACGATGTGTGTAGAGTCAGGCGGGCCGGAACCGGGTGTAGGGTGCGCCGGCAGGGGAATAATAACTTCTATCAATCTTCTGGAACAGCTCGGCGCCTATGGAGATGATAAATGTCTTGATTATTCTTTCTATGACGTCCTGGGTGACGTTGTCTGCGGCGGGTTTGCAATGCCTATCCGGGAAGGGAAGGCGAAGGAAATATACATTGTTGTATCTGGTGAAATGATGGCTATGTATGCTGCCAATAACATTTGCAAAGGCATTGTTAAGTTTGCCGATGCAGGCGGGGTTAGGCTTGGCGGTCTTATCTGTAATAGCAGAAATGTTGATAACGAAGAGACTATGATCCAAGCCCTTGCTGACCAGTTAGGTACGCAGATGATCTACTTTGTTCCGCGCGACAATATGGTACAGAGAGCAGAGATTAATCGTAAAACCGTTATCGAATTTGAACCGACGCATCTGCAGGCGGATCACTATCGTAATTTAGCCAAGGCAATTGATCAGAACAAGATGTTTGTTATTCCAAAACCTCTTACAACTGATGAGTTGGAAGCGTTATTGATCAAACATGGAATTGCAAATTAGGGTAGGGGGGCACAGCGCGCTTTGCCCCTACAGAATATGAATACCCGTTATTACGGGGATAAAAAGAAATCAAAGGAGGAAAGTTCTAATGTTAATGATAAAGGCGATTATACGACCGGAAAAGACAGACGCTGCAATGGCAGCACTAATGGAAGCAGGCTATCCGTCCGTGACCAAAATATCTGTTTTCGGTAGAGGGAAGCAAAGAGGTCTTAAGGTGGGCGAGGTCCATTATGACGAACTGCCCAAGGAAATGCTGCTCATGGTAGTGCCTGATAAGGACAAGGATTTTGTGATTAAGTCCATTATCGAGACAGCAAAGACCGGGGACAGAGGCAATTTCGGGGATGGCAAGATATTTGTTGTTCCGGTCGATGAGGTTTATACGGTTAGTTCGGGAGTGAAGGAATCCTAACCCTGATTGTTTTCTCCATCGATATGGAGAAAACACGAGGGGGATTAAACCTGATGAAAAACTCCAACTAAGTTTCCGCGGAAAGAGGCGCGAAACTTGTGGGTAAAGATTAGATATAAAAGGAGGGAAATCCAGTGAAAGAAGTAATGGCAATTATCAGGATGAACATGATGAATAAGACCAAAGTCGCCCTGGCTGATGCGGATATCTCCTCTTTTACAGCTACCGGCAAAGTGCTGGGCAGAGGTAAAGGACAGGTAGATTACAGGATACTTAACGGGGCCAAAGATGGGTATGAAGAAGCTGTCTCCCAACTGGGACAAGGCCCGCGACTTATCCCTAAAAGACTGATCAGTGTAGTTGTGCCGGACCATCTAGTGGACAAGGTTGTAAGCACGATTATCGAAACCAACCGGACAGGAAATCCCGGTGACGGGAAGATATTTGTCTTGCCGGTGAATGATGCTATCCGGGTAAGGACTAGCCAGGCCGGAGATTCAATTCTTGATGAATAGAAAGGACATGATCAAAATGGGACAAAAATTTAACCCTGATCCTGAAAAAGTTAAAGAAGACCTGATAAGTAAATATCCAACAAAAGTAATGAAGAAACGTTCTAAGCAGATCGTTATTAATGATCCTGAGATAGAGCAGGAAATGGGCTCTAACGTCCGTACAATTCCGGGGATTATAAGCCAACGCGGCTGTACCTACGCCGGATGTAAAGGTG is a genomic window containing:
- the nifH gene encoding nitrogenase iron protein; its protein translation is MRKIAIYGKGGIGKSTTTQNTVAGLAEMGKKVMVVGCDPKADSTRLLLGGLAQKSVLDTLREEGEDVDLDDVLKPGFSGTMCVESGGPEPGVGCAGRGIITSINLLEQLGAYGDDKCLDYSFYDVLGDVVCGGFAMPIREGKAKEIYIVVSGEMMAMYAANNICKGIVKFADAGGVRLGGLICNSRNVDNEETMIQALADQLGTQMIYFVPRDNMVQRAEINRKTVIEFEPTHLQADHYRNLAKAIDQNKMFVIPKPLTTDELEALLIKHGIAN
- a CDS encoding P-II family nitrogen regulator: MLMIKAIIRPEKTDAAMAALMEAGYPSVTKISVFGRGKQRGLKVGEVHYDELPKEMLLMVVPDKDKDFVIKSIIETAKTGDRGNFGDGKIFVVPVDEVYTVSSGVKES
- a CDS encoding P-II family nitrogen regulator: MKEVMAIIRMNMMNKTKVALADADISSFTATGKVLGRGKGQVDYRILNGAKDGYEEAVSQLGQGPRLIPKRLISVVVPDHLVDKVVSTIIETNRTGNPGDGKIFVLPVNDAIRVRTSQAGDSILDE